A window of the Drosophila simulans strain w501 chromosome 2L, Prin_Dsim_3.1, whole genome shotgun sequence genome harbors these coding sequences:
- the LOC6733038 gene encoding sodium/hydrogen exchanger 3 isoform X17 — protein MSIRTEQDYDSATPALQQQMNLARRACWRIKSSSSESLFKTKASAITTSENQIDAEALPPPRDETKTRIEPQTAPAKRNSSCTSSDWRGMFSKRTLLICALALILGIAQARPNTSAVGVASGKVSQDIVDAVTQLNLGQSAPMDAVDVGLDPTPSVRVPRAEPLKSGDEDAKGDEGHKMERYPLSSVDFARVKTPFIIGIWILSASIAKIGFHMTPKLHLIFPESCLLIVVGVVIGVVLYFCTDVAVSPLTPNTFFFYMLPPIILDAGYFMPNRLFFDNLGTILLMAVVGTIFNIATIGGSLYACGKMGIYGESETPGLMDVFLFASLISAVDPVAVLAVFEEIHVNEILYIVVFGESLLNDAVTVVMYHMMESYNEIGLDKIIAQDIASGVGSFFVVALGGTAIGIIWGFLTGLVTRFTDHVRVIEPIFIFVMAYLAYLNAEIFHMSGILAITFCGITMKNYVESNISQKSHTTVKYALKMLSSSAETIIFMFLGVATVNNMHVWNTWFVVLTIAFCSVFRVIGVILLSALANRFRLHKLSRVDQFVMSYGGLRGAVAFALVLLVDENVVKQKNMFVTTTIAVIYFTVFLQGITIKPLVKILNVKRANKRKPTMNERIHERFMDHLMAGIEDIVGKTGNYNVRDKFKRFDNRFIRPLLIRDLKGAEPKIIETYSKLTMRDAMEVMRRNPSTIGQMTGTESMSALFRNYTNNYIGGRWAPPTIYTTCPSLTNLDNTCSRNLDMAELDYNPSKKDLTDARIHHLLAEELKPYRRASIQMHRRLSYSRHAVDDRDLSTQVNYKMQMNFRRMFNDRKHHKRSKRGASNKEAKENVKQNHVSFHDFQQNGTTKQLTNGTESSSNHSRKKSYRKRHTHNSLNKYRRLEIDYINNVLNETAEECQQNPNEINVVGPSDDWDDGLTFTAKSSLAEHPIPEEDRNLSRESDGERRVATPTATESQLPWKRQGDECTDAVQQNEFPAWASNKEYLAYNSPSATFLGGINKPKQPKSVIGLFRRESSSSKAGSVGIGSTGAMDSAASGSDTMVVPMSSQPSNAPSTSMHNPRLDKRSQSISSSSLGAGAHQLGPDGHSGPFPVTASHRRNVRRGSMLELSGDTIPEESSYQHGHSKSLCEPADSDEWDGAPLSAAGGANSELLMRMSGREPLLPRPSNTPRAQIRRMNAGAVGGAGVTQAGRKNQVTKALLDYEDSETDSDENDDDEDEDFDSYDDENIVVTTFTTPATGRRPGSSPGSGSEANTATTTTTSIRLTRNNDESII, from the exons ATGAGCATCCGCACGGAGCAGGATTACGACAGTGCCACTCCGGCGCTGCAACAACAGATGAATTTGGCCCGAAGAGCTTGCTGGAGGATCAAATCCTCCAGCTCGGAATCCCTCTTCAAGACCAAAGCTTCTGCAATAACCACTAGTGAAAATCAAATCGATGCAGAAGCACTTCCACCACCGAGAGATGAAACCAAAACGAGAATAGAGCCGCAGACAGCGCCCGCAAAACGCAACTCATCCTGCACATCCTCCGACTGGCGGGGGATGTTCAGCAAAAGGACGCTGCTCATCTGCGCCCTGGCCCTGATCCTTGGAATTGCCCAGGCGCGGCCCAACACGAGTGCTGTGGGAGTGGCTTCGGGAAAGGTCAGTCAGGACATTGTGGATGCGGTTACCCAGCTAAAT CTGGGCCAGTCGGCGCCCATGGATGCGGTGGATGTGGGGCTGGATCCAACGCCATCGGTGAGAGTGCCACGTGCCGAGCCATTGAAATCGGGCGACGAGGATGCGAAGGGCGACGAGGGCCACAAAATGGAGCGGTATCCCCTCTCCAGTGTGGACTTCGCCCGGGTAAAGACGCCGTTCATCATTGGAATCTGGATCCTGTCGGCCAGTATAGCTAAAATCG GTTTCCATATGACGCCCAAACTGCACCTAATATTTCCGGAATCGTGCCTGCTGATTGTCGTGGGCGTGGTCATAGGCGTGGTGCTCTATTTCTGCACCGATGTCGCCGTCTCCCCGCTCACTCCAAATACCTTCTTCTTCTACATGCTGCCACCGATTATCCTGGACGCAGGCTACTTTATGCCCAACAGATTGTTCTTCGACAACCTGGGCACCATCCTGCTGATGGCGGTGGTCGGAACCATCTTCAACATAGCTACCATCG GTGGCTCCTTGTACGCCTGCGGAAAGATGGGAATTTACGGGGAAAGCGAGACTCCGGGTCTAATGGACGTGTTTCTCTTTGCCTCACTGATATCCGCCGTGGATCCGGTGGCCGTATTGGCCGTATTCGAGGAGATACACGTGAACGAGATCCTATACATTGTCGTCTTTGGCGAGTCCTTGCTGAACGATGCCGTCACG GTTGTGATGTACCACATGATGGAGTCCTACAATGAGATTGGCTTAGACAAAATCATCGCCCAGGACATCGCCAGCGGTGTGGGTTCCTTCTTCGTGGTTGCACTGGGTGGCACTGCCATAG GCATCATCTGGGGCTTTCTCACGGGCTTGGTGACCCGATTCACCGATCACGTGCGTGTCATAGAAcccattttcatatttgtgaTGGCGTACTTGGCCTATCTCAATGCGGAAATATTCCATATGAGCGGCATTTTAGC CATCACTTTCTGTGGTATCACAATGAAAAACTATGTGGAATCGAATATTTCACAAAAGTCGCATACGACTGTCAAATATGCCTTAAAGATGTTGTCCAGCTCGGCGGAGACCATTATATTTATGTTCCTAGGCGTGGCCACTGTGAACAACATGCACGTATGGAATACGTGGTTTGTGGTGCTGACCATTGCCTTCTGTTCAGTGTTTCGTGTCATTG GCGTCATTTTGCTATCGGCCCTTGCCAATCGCTTCCGTCTGCACAAATTGTCCCGGGTGGATCAGTTTGTGATGTCCTACGGAGGATTGCGTGGTGCTGTGGCCTTTGCCCTGGTGCTGTTGGTGGACGAGAATGTGGTGAAGCAGAAGAACATGTTTGTTACCACCACGATAGCTGTGATTTACTTTACTGTCTTCCTGCAAGGAATCACTATAAAGCCGCTGGTGAAAATCCTTAATGTGAAGCGCGCTAATAAGCGCAAGCCAACCATGAACGAGCGCATTCATGAACGG TTCATGGATCACTTGATGGCTGGAATTGAGGATATAGTGGGCAAGACGGGCAACTACAACGTGCGTGATAAGTTTAAGCGTTTCGACAATCGCTTCATTCGCCCGCTGCTGATCAGAGATCTTAAG GGAGCTGAGCCGAAGATCATCGAGACGTACTCCAAACTGACAATGCGCGATGCTATGGAAGTTATGAGGCGAAATCCATCCACTATTGGCCAGATGACGGGAACCGAGTCGATGAGCGCCCTTTTCCGGAATTATACCAATAACTACATTGGCGGCAGGTGGGCACCGCCAACCATATACACCACCTG TCCCAGTCTGACAAATCTAGACAATACCTGTTCCCGTAATCTGGACATGGCTGAGCTGGATTATAATCCATCCAAGAAGGATCTGACCGATGCCAGGATCCATCATCTTTTGGCCGAAGAACTGAAGCCTTATAGAAGG GCCTCAATACAAATG CACCGTCGTCTTAGTTATAGCCGACACGCAGTAGATGACAGAGATTTGTCCACCCAG GTCAATTACAAGATGCAAATGAACTTCAGGCGGATGTTTAATGATCGAAAACATCACAAACGCAGCAAACGTGGTGCCAGCAACAAG GAGGCCAAGGAGAACGTTAAGCAGAATCATGTCTCGTTCCATGACTTTCAACAGAACGGCACCACTAAGCAGCTCACCAATGGTACGGAATCGAGTTCAAACCATTCACGAAAAAAATCTTACAGAAAAAGACATACTCACAATTCACTTAACAAATATCGTAGATTAGAAATAG ACTATATTAACAATGTGCTTAATGAAACAGCCGAGGAGTGCCAACAGAATCCCAACGAGATCAATGTTGTTGGCCCGAGCGACGATTGGGATGATGGCCTGACCTTCACCGCCAAATCATCAC TGGCCGAACATCCCATTCCCGAGGAGGATCGAAATCTGTCCCGCGAATCCGACGGAGAAAGGCgtgtggccacgcccaccgccacGGAATCCCAGTTGCCGTGGAAAAGACAGGGCGACGAATGCAcggatgcagtgcagcagaACGAGTTTCCCGCTTGGGCCTCCAACAAGGAGTACTTGGCCTACAATTCCCCCAGTGCAACATTCCTAG GTGGTATAAACAAGCCTAAACAGCCCAAGTCCGTCATAGGTCTCTTCCGCCGTGAGAGTTCCAGCTCGAAGGCCGGGAGCGTTGGCATCGGCAGCACAGGAGCCATGGACTCGGCAGCCAGTGGCTCCGACACGATGGTGGTGCCCATGTCCAGCCAACCTTCCAACGCTCCATCGACGTCCATGCACAATCCGCGGCTGGACAAGCGCTCTCAGTcaatctcctccagctcgcTGGGCGCCGGAGCCCATCAGCTAGGTCCGGACGGTCACTCCGGCCCATTTCCGGTTACGGCCAGTCACCGACGTAACGTTCGCAGGGGCTCCATGCTGGAGCTAAGCGG AGACACAATACCAGAGGAGTCGTCGTACCAGCATGGACACTCCAAGTCCTTGTGCGAGCCGGCGGACTCCGATGAATGGGACGGAGCACCGTTGTCCGCAGCCGGCGGAGCGAACAGCGAGCTTTTGATGCGAATGAGCGGTAGGGAACCgctcctgccacgcccatccaACACGCCTCGTGCCCAGATCCGGCGCATGAACGccggggcggtgggcggtgcaGGCGTGACCCAGGCGGGCCGGAAGAACCAGGTGACCAAGGCACTGTTGGACTACGAGGACTCCGAAACCGACTCCGATGAgaacgatgatgatgaggacgaggacttCGATTCCTACGATGACGAAAACATTGTGGTCACCACTTTTACAACACCGGCCACGGGCAGAAGACCGGGATCTAGTCCAGGATCCGGGTCAGAAGCAAACACCGCCACTACCACCACGACAAGCATTCGGCTGACCCGCAACAACGACGAAAGCATCATTTGA
- the LOC6733038 gene encoding sodium/hydrogen exchanger 3 isoform X18 — MSIRTEQDYDSATPALQQQMNLARRACWRIKSSSSESLFKTKASAITTSENQIDAEALPPPRDETKTRIEPQTAPAKRNSSCTSSDWRGMFSKRTLLICALALILGIAQARPNTSAVGVASGKVSQDIVDAVTQLNLGQSAPMDAVDVGLDPTPSVRVPRAEPLKSGDEDAKGDEGHKMERYPLSSVDFARVKTPFIIGIWILSASIAKIGFHMTPKLHLIFPESCLLIVVGVVIGVVLYFCTDVAVSPLTPNTFFFYMLPPIILDAGYFMPNRLFFDNLGTILLMAVVGTIFNIATIGGSLYACGKMGIYGESETPGLMDVFLFASLISAVDPVAVLAVFEEIHVNEILYIVVFGESLLNDAVTVVMYHMMESYNEIGLDKIIAQDIASGVGSFFVVALGGTAIGIIWGFLTGLVTRFTDHVRVIEPIFIFVMAYLAYLNAEIFHMSGILAITFCGITMKNYVESNISQKSHTTVKYALKMLSSSAETIIFMFLGVATVNNMHVWNTWFVVLTIAFCSVFRVIGVILLSALANRFRLHKLSRVDQFVMSYGGLRGAVAFALVLLVDENVVKQKNMFVTTTIAVIYFTVFLQGITIKPLVKILNVKRANKRKPTMNERIHERFMDHLMAGIEDIVGKTGNYNVRDKFKRFDNRFIRPLLIRDLKGAEPKIIETYSKLTMRDAMEVMRRNPSTIGQMTGTESMSALFRNYTNNYIGGRWAPPTIYTTCPSLTNLDNTCSRNLDMAELDYNPSKKDLTDARIHHLLAEELKPYRRASIQMHRRLSYSRHAVDDRDLSTQVNYKMQMNFRRMFNDRKHHKRSKRGASNKEAKENVKQNHVSFHDFQQNGTTKQLTNGTESSSNHSRKKSYRKRHTHNSLNKYRRLEIDYINNVLNETAEECQQNPNEINVVGPSDDWDDGLTFTAKSSPDSDRANNNSLIAHIQNLPGFDASKARIVVQHYAPKADDNPDTDIESPEQAIGPTAAELILPWRRDRSYQSIVAEHPIPEEDRNLSRESDGERRVATPTATESQLPWKRQGDECTDAVQQNEFPAWASNKEYLAYNSPSATFLGGINKPKQPKSVIGLFRRESSSSKAGSVGIGSTGAMDSAASGSDTMVVPMSSQPSNAPSTSMHNPRLDKRSQSISSSSLGAGAHQLGPDGHSGPFPVTASHRRNVRRGSMLELSGLIATGRRPSRILQFSPGATNLLGSAMIPSPSPPPPTTSTTTTTTVKPTSTSTTKNNNTNNSTDTTSASATNSTPTSPKSEDSATYTYHTK, encoded by the exons ATGAGCATCCGCACGGAGCAGGATTACGACAGTGCCACTCCGGCGCTGCAACAACAGATGAATTTGGCCCGAAGAGCTTGCTGGAGGATCAAATCCTCCAGCTCGGAATCCCTCTTCAAGACCAAAGCTTCTGCAATAACCACTAGTGAAAATCAAATCGATGCAGAAGCACTTCCACCACCGAGAGATGAAACCAAAACGAGAATAGAGCCGCAGACAGCGCCCGCAAAACGCAACTCATCCTGCACATCCTCCGACTGGCGGGGGATGTTCAGCAAAAGGACGCTGCTCATCTGCGCCCTGGCCCTGATCCTTGGAATTGCCCAGGCGCGGCCCAACACGAGTGCTGTGGGAGTGGCTTCGGGAAAGGTCAGTCAGGACATTGTGGATGCGGTTACCCAGCTAAAT CTGGGCCAGTCGGCGCCCATGGATGCGGTGGATGTGGGGCTGGATCCAACGCCATCGGTGAGAGTGCCACGTGCCGAGCCATTGAAATCGGGCGACGAGGATGCGAAGGGCGACGAGGGCCACAAAATGGAGCGGTATCCCCTCTCCAGTGTGGACTTCGCCCGGGTAAAGACGCCGTTCATCATTGGAATCTGGATCCTGTCGGCCAGTATAGCTAAAATCG GTTTCCATATGACGCCCAAACTGCACCTAATATTTCCGGAATCGTGCCTGCTGATTGTCGTGGGCGTGGTCATAGGCGTGGTGCTCTATTTCTGCACCGATGTCGCCGTCTCCCCGCTCACTCCAAATACCTTCTTCTTCTACATGCTGCCACCGATTATCCTGGACGCAGGCTACTTTATGCCCAACAGATTGTTCTTCGACAACCTGGGCACCATCCTGCTGATGGCGGTGGTCGGAACCATCTTCAACATAGCTACCATCG GTGGCTCCTTGTACGCCTGCGGAAAGATGGGAATTTACGGGGAAAGCGAGACTCCGGGTCTAATGGACGTGTTTCTCTTTGCCTCACTGATATCCGCCGTGGATCCGGTGGCCGTATTGGCCGTATTCGAGGAGATACACGTGAACGAGATCCTATACATTGTCGTCTTTGGCGAGTCCTTGCTGAACGATGCCGTCACG GTTGTGATGTACCACATGATGGAGTCCTACAATGAGATTGGCTTAGACAAAATCATCGCCCAGGACATCGCCAGCGGTGTGGGTTCCTTCTTCGTGGTTGCACTGGGTGGCACTGCCATAG GCATCATCTGGGGCTTTCTCACGGGCTTGGTGACCCGATTCACCGATCACGTGCGTGTCATAGAAcccattttcatatttgtgaTGGCGTACTTGGCCTATCTCAATGCGGAAATATTCCATATGAGCGGCATTTTAGC CATCACTTTCTGTGGTATCACAATGAAAAACTATGTGGAATCGAATATTTCACAAAAGTCGCATACGACTGTCAAATATGCCTTAAAGATGTTGTCCAGCTCGGCGGAGACCATTATATTTATGTTCCTAGGCGTGGCCACTGTGAACAACATGCACGTATGGAATACGTGGTTTGTGGTGCTGACCATTGCCTTCTGTTCAGTGTTTCGTGTCATTG GCGTCATTTTGCTATCGGCCCTTGCCAATCGCTTCCGTCTGCACAAATTGTCCCGGGTGGATCAGTTTGTGATGTCCTACGGAGGATTGCGTGGTGCTGTGGCCTTTGCCCTGGTGCTGTTGGTGGACGAGAATGTGGTGAAGCAGAAGAACATGTTTGTTACCACCACGATAGCTGTGATTTACTTTACTGTCTTCCTGCAAGGAATCACTATAAAGCCGCTGGTGAAAATCCTTAATGTGAAGCGCGCTAATAAGCGCAAGCCAACCATGAACGAGCGCATTCATGAACGG TTCATGGATCACTTGATGGCTGGAATTGAGGATATAGTGGGCAAGACGGGCAACTACAACGTGCGTGATAAGTTTAAGCGTTTCGACAATCGCTTCATTCGCCCGCTGCTGATCAGAGATCTTAAG GGAGCTGAGCCGAAGATCATCGAGACGTACTCCAAACTGACAATGCGCGATGCTATGGAAGTTATGAGGCGAAATCCATCCACTATTGGCCAGATGACGGGAACCGAGTCGATGAGCGCCCTTTTCCGGAATTATACCAATAACTACATTGGCGGCAGGTGGGCACCGCCAACCATATACACCACCTG TCCCAGTCTGACAAATCTAGACAATACCTGTTCCCGTAATCTGGACATGGCTGAGCTGGATTATAATCCATCCAAGAAGGATCTGACCGATGCCAGGATCCATCATCTTTTGGCCGAAGAACTGAAGCCTTATAGAAGG GCCTCAATACAAATG CACCGTCGTCTTAGTTATAGCCGACACGCAGTAGATGACAGAGATTTGTCCACCCAG GTCAATTACAAGATGCAAATGAACTTCAGGCGGATGTTTAATGATCGAAAACATCACAAACGCAGCAAACGTGGTGCCAGCAACAAG GAGGCCAAGGAGAACGTTAAGCAGAATCATGTCTCGTTCCATGACTTTCAACAGAACGGCACCACTAAGCAGCTCACCAATGGTACGGAATCGAGTTCAAACCATTCACGAAAAAAATCTTACAGAAAAAGACATACTCACAATTCACTTAACAAATATCGTAGATTAGAAATAG ACTATATTAACAATGTGCTTAATGAAACAGCCGAGGAGTGCCAACAGAATCCCAACGAGATCAATGTTGTTGGCCCGAGCGACGATTGGGATGATGGCCTGACCTTCACCGCCAAATCATCAC CTGACTCGGATCGTGCCAATAACAATTCCCTGATAGCCCACATCCAAAACCTGCCGGGTTTCGATGCCTCCAAGGCCCGTATCGTCGTCCAGCACTATGCGCCCAAGGCCGACGACAATCCGGACACAGATATAGAGTCCCCGGAACAGGCCATTGGGCCCACGGCCGCCGAATTGATATTGCCGTGGCGGCGGGATCGTTCATACCAGAGCATTG TGGCCGAACATCCCATTCCCGAGGAGGATCGAAATCTGTCCCGCGAATCCGACGGAGAAAGGCgtgtggccacgcccaccgccacGGAATCCCAGTTGCCGTGGAAAAGACAGGGCGACGAATGCAcggatgcagtgcagcagaACGAGTTTCCCGCTTGGGCCTCCAACAAGGAGTACTTGGCCTACAATTCCCCCAGTGCAACATTCCTAG GTGGTATAAACAAGCCTAAACAGCCCAAGTCCGTCATAGGTCTCTTCCGCCGTGAGAGTTCCAGCTCGAAGGCCGGGAGCGTTGGCATCGGCAGCACAGGAGCCATGGACTCGGCAGCCAGTGGCTCCGACACGATGGTGGTGCCCATGTCCAGCCAACCTTCCAACGCTCCATCGACGTCCATGCACAATCCGCGGCTGGACAAGCGCTCTCAGTcaatctcctccagctcgcTGGGCGCCGGAGCCCATCAGCTAGGTCCGGACGGTCACTCCGGCCCATTTCCGGTTACGGCCAGTCACCGACGTAACGTTCGCAGGGGCTCCATGCTGGAGCTAAGCGG ACTCATTGCAACTGGACGAAGGCCCAGTAGAATTTTGCAATTTAGTCCGGGAGCAACTAACTTACTAGGGTCAGCCATGATTCCAAGCCCTTCTCCTCCACCTCCTACTacttcaacaacaacaacaactacagtAAAACCAACAAGCACATCAACcaccaagaacaacaacaccaacaattCAACAGATACAACATCAGCAAGCGCCACAAACTCAACGCCAACCTCCCCGAAATCGGAGGACAGCGCCACATATACGTACCATACGAAGTAA